From the genome of Diorhabda carinulata isolate Delta chromosome 2, icDioCari1.1, whole genome shotgun sequence:
CTTCAATATCTTTGAATGTAGACATTTGAGCCAAGCAGAATCTGGTCAATAACTTTGGCATTCCATGTGTATTAtgtatgtgaaatttcattagaatcattagaaaaataattgttacttACCTATCTAAGAAATTACATAGATCTATATCGACTTTAGATAAAAGAGCATAGATATAATTCAATCTGTAAGatgttttttccattgtagGTTCCATACATTCCCTCAAATGAGTTGTactcaatttttccattattctaaACGCCACTACTTCTCCAAcgactaataaaaaagttatagcAACATCATGATAACcctataaacaaaatattaaatttaaacctGTAAAAGAATCAAAACtggattttttcttcaattctaaACACcataaactacaaaaaaatgatttaaattctAGTACTTACCTGATAATAACGTAAATGTGGGTATTTAATAATAACACGCAGTATTAAAACAGTCAGTTGATCTTGTAAAGCTAATCTTTGTTTATACGGAATGcctgaaacaaaacaaatataaaaactttttattataaactttaaataaaaaaaaatacctggTGGAAATCTTTTCAAAGATCTATTAACATCTAAAACTACCTGCTGATATTCACTATGACTAGATAATTCTTCTAAAGAAGGTATTACTTCGTTTGGAGTAGGATCTACCTCTAATAACAAAGGCCAAACTTTGCACCTCAAATCatctaaaaaaaacgttattcggagattttatacgaatatttataaaaataagatacCCGCTACTAATCCGTACGGTGATATAGCGAAATTCTGCCAAGTTTTTACAGTACTGAGTGCATTACTCAAAGCAGTTTCTATTAATAATCTTTTATCTGTTTCTTCCTCAGTTTCCAATTCTAAAAACGATATTTGAACACAGTTTTAAATATTGTTCGTATTATTACCTCTGTCGAATTTTAATTCTGACCGGGTATCTTCTACATCCTCATCCAAATCGTTATTAAATTCATCTGAtcttttttcagaaaatgaaCCATTATTGAACAAAGATGTAGTTTCTTCTTCTACACTACTAATTTCGtcttcaaaatgttccattttcaaatcaaaaatatataaatatacgcTTAAAACATCATCAATTATACcctaaacaatttttaataaccTCGACCCCTATCTCAACTAACAAATGTCAAACAGCTGATTAACACAATAAAACGTCAGTTCAGTGGGTCGATTTTTAGCGATGTTATAAATATGCTACCTACATATTTGtatcaaaaagtaattttacaattggaaaattcaaaatcatttatttcactAGGTTTTAGACTTCTACGCTTTTTATTACGAAAAgaagtttttcaataaagtgTCTAATTATGGTTCAACGCactatgtttaaaaataaagcGTCAATACATGACGTCATTACTACTAGtatcaatatatttcgaaatatagttttcaagaaaaaacaaaatcacaCTATTGGgttacaatttatataattgtcaattatatatcaaaaatataaatatatcaatcaGGAATCTACAGACTTACCAACTTAAAATTCAAATCAGTCCTAGTTTAAAAACAGGGTATAATTAAATTCTTAGTACCCTTTTGTCAATAAAATGTCTTGTCGATTTTGATACATGAGTTTCAGGTTTAAAAATTCAAAGTGGTCATGCTCAATCCAGATGATATTTCATTTACTGgagaaaattttaaacaaattgaaGATATCATAGACTCAAAAAAGATATTAGGCCAATATAGTATTAACGGAAACGGATTCCATTACCGATATGCGTATTCTTATCCAAGTAGCGCCATCGAAAACATTCCGAGTTATTCACAATTCGATGATAATGGTTTTATTAACGAGGGAGATTATTTGAACaactcatttttaaaaaaaaccgaTTCCGAAATAACCGTAGTGCGTGTTAAATGTAGTGATTTAACTATAAAAGGAAGAAGAAGTAGATGGGATATGCACGACATTGCCATTCCCGGAGACGGTTCTCACTTAGGTGAAAGTCCCTCCCTAGTTAACCTAGTTACTTTAGTCGGTGACAAGAGAATGCTCGAAACCGAAGAATATCTAGTACCTCTCTCGTCATGGGAtccatttattaaattagatGTTAAATTTAATGATGCTAAATATAATTCCGAATCGAATTTGAGAgaaaatttcaaggaaaatgaagaagaatCTGAAGTGAATGTCGATGAAAGTAAAGTTGTTTGTAAATACCCCTCGTGGGCtggaaaaatttctaaatttattaaaaagcaCTACGTTAAACATAAACCTGTAGAAAATCACACtaataaatatgagaaatgactgtattttcttgaaatttccttaaaaaatcaaaagttagttttcctttttcaattaTGCG
Proteins encoded in this window:
- the LOC130902777 gene encoding TBC1 domain family member 20 isoform X1 yields the protein MEHFEDEISSVEEETTSLFNNGSFSEKRSDEFNNDLDEDVEDTRSELKFDRELETEEETDKRLLIETALSNALSTVKTWQNFAISPYGLVADDLRCKVWPLLLEVDPTPNEVIPSLEELSSHSEYQQVVLDVNRSLKRFPPGIPYKQRLALQDQLTVLILRVIIKYPHLRYYQGYHDVAITFLLVVGEVVAFRIMEKLSTTHLRECMEPTMEKTSYRLNYIYALLSKVDIDLCNFLDSASVGTMFALPWYLTWFGHSLNQYKDVVRLYDFFLASPQDMSLYVATSLVISRRQEVFTEGCDMASVHCLLSQIPDNLNFEIILEKASEYYRKFPPEKLEQIVKKRVQKELDQRKRDEQIMRRRLNRNKSLWHKMNRNFPAWLVFKGKYGLLFAAATVLIGYIYYLKFSEGRHPFKSIFNT
- the LOC130902777 gene encoding TBC1 domain family member 20 isoform X2, encoding MEHFEDEISSVEEETTSLFNNGSFSEKRSDEFNNDLDEDVEDTRSELKFDRELETEEETDKRLLIETALSNALSTVKTWQNFAISPYGLVADDLRCKVWPLLLEVDPTPNEVIPSLEELSSHSEYQQVVLDVNRSLKRFPPGIPYKQRLALQDQLTVLILRVIIKYPHLRYYQGYHDVAITFLLVVGEVVAFRIMEKLSTTHLRECMEPTMEKTSYRLNYIYALLSKVDIDLCNFLDSASVGTMFALPWYLTWFGHSLNQYKDVVRLYDFFLASPQDMSLYVATSLVISRRQEVFTEGCDMASVHCLLSQIPDNLNFEIILEKASEYYRKFPPEKLEQIVKKRVQKDDNLYAHNYRF